A section of the Streptomyces sp. SLBN-118 genome encodes:
- a CDS encoding energy-coupling factor ABC transporter permease, whose amino-acid sequence MHVPDGFINAPVSVGAGVVAAGAVAVSLRGARRELGGTSHAEGHGGERTAPLAGLVAAFIFAVQMLNFPVAVGTSGHLLGGALAAILVGPYTGVLCLSVVLLMQGILFADGGLTALGVNITVMGVVTVVVAYALFRGLVRVLPRGRRAIAAASFAAALISVPAAATVFTVIYAIGGTTDVPVGKVLTAMVGVHVLIGIGEALITMLTVGAVVAVRPDLVHGARGLAAPLKLRVGGELVDAPVAARPVPVAALPHSLRRGRYPHPRAVWATGLVTALVLAGFGSFYASSSPDGLEKVAADKGIDRHVEEHAAKDSPLADYGVKDISDARLSGGLAGVIGVGVTVVAGTGIVWSVRRRRTTHADPTRVPEAV is encoded by the coding sequence ATGCATGTCCCCGACGGATTCATCAACGCCCCGGTCTCGGTGGGGGCCGGAGTCGTGGCCGCCGGTGCGGTCGCCGTCAGCCTGCGTGGCGCCCGCCGTGAGCTCGGGGGTACCTCCCATGCCGAAGGCCATGGGGGAGAGCGCACGGCGCCGCTGGCCGGTCTGGTCGCCGCGTTCATCTTTGCCGTGCAGATGCTGAACTTCCCCGTCGCCGTCGGCACCAGCGGTCATCTGCTGGGCGGGGCGCTCGCCGCGATCCTCGTCGGTCCGTACACCGGCGTGCTCTGCCTGTCCGTCGTGCTCCTGATGCAGGGCATCCTCTTCGCGGACGGCGGTCTCACCGCGCTCGGCGTGAACATCACCGTCATGGGTGTGGTCACCGTCGTCGTCGCCTACGCGCTCTTCCGCGGCCTGGTCAGGGTGCTGCCTCGCGGGCGCCGTGCGATCGCCGCCGCCTCCTTCGCCGCGGCGCTGATCTCCGTGCCCGCCGCGGCCACCGTCTTCACCGTCATCTACGCAATCGGAGGGACCACCGACGTCCCCGTCGGCAAGGTGCTGACCGCGATGGTCGGCGTCCATGTCCTGATCGGCATCGGCGAGGCCCTGATCACGATGCTCACGGTCGGCGCGGTCGTCGCCGTCCGGCCGGACCTCGTCCACGGGGCCCGGGGCCTGGCCGCCCCTCTCAAGCTGCGCGTCGGCGGCGAGCTGGTGGACGCCCCGGTCGCCGCCCGGCCCGTGCCCGTCGCCGCCCTCCCCCACAGCCTTCGGCGTGGGAGGTACCCCCACCCCCGCGCGGTCTGGGCGACGGGCCTGGTCACCGCCCTCGTCCTTGCGGGCTTCGGCTCCTTCTACGCCTCCTCAAGCCCCGACGGCCTGGAGAAGGTCGCCGCGGACAAGGGCATCGACAGACACGTCGAGGAACACGCCGCCAAGGACTCCCCGCTCGCCGACTACGGCGTCAAGGACATCTCCGACGCCCGGCTCTCGGGAGGCCTGGCGGGCGTGATCGGCGTCGGTGTCACCGTCGTCGCTGGCACGGGCATCGTCTGGTCGGTCCGCCGCCGCCGTACGACGCATGCCGACCCCACCCGCGTACCGGAAGCCGTCTGA
- a CDS encoding SsgA family sporulation/cell division regulator, whose translation MSAVVEDHASARIVTDAPQNRTVQVVLGYDPDEDPQAVCFAFPSGRAWSFPRELLETGLRAPTRKGDIEVWPCGRVQTVVEFHTPDGVAVVQFDSKVLARFLRHTYAMAAPTTTG comes from the coding sequence ATGTCCGCAGTCGTCGAAGATCATGCATCGGCCCGGATCGTCACTGACGCTCCGCAGAACCGCACCGTCCAGGTCGTACTGGGCTACGACCCCGACGAGGACCCGCAAGCCGTGTGCTTCGCGTTCCCCAGCGGCCGCGCCTGGAGCTTCCCGCGCGAGCTGCTGGAAACGGGGCTGCGCGCCCCCACTCGCAAGGGCGACATCGAGGTCTGGCCGTGCGGCCGCGTCCAGACGGTGGTGGAGTTCCATACCCCGGACGGCGTAGCGGTGGTTCAGTTCGATTCGAAGGTGCTGGCCCGCTTCCTTCGGCACACATACGCGATGGCCGCACCCACCACCACCGGGTGA
- a CDS encoding MMPL family transporter translates to MATFLYKLGRSAFRRRRLVALLWVALLVLAGVGAASASTAASSSFSMPGTEAQKAFDLLEERFPGASPDGATARVVFKAPDGRKMTEPANKAEVNKAVTALKAGSDQVASVNDPFAAKAVSQDGGTAYISVTYKVSGMELTDKTREALKETGDHARESGLTVEIGGDALQAAPETGSGEIIGVSIAAVVLVITFGSLVAAGLPLLTAIIGVGIGISTITALANVLDLGSTTSTLATMIGLAVGIDYALFIVSRYRAELAEGREREEAAGRAVGTAGSAVVFAGLTVVIALVGLAVVNIPMLTKMGFAAAGTVVIAVLIALTLIPALLGFAGKRVLGRKVRKGKETSDKPNMGTRWSRFVLRRPITVLLAGVVGLGAMAIPAASLELGLPDDGSQPVSTTQRKAYDLLSDGFGPGFNGPLLVVVDGDKGTADRTVKHIKGLDGVVAVTPPTLNKSGDTAMITVVPKDRPSSLETEDLVHSIRDGSGDDVLVTGATAMNIDFSQRMNDALLPYLALVVGLAFLLLMVVFRSVLVPLKAALGFLLSVVAALGAVVAVFQWGRLGSLFGVEQTGPIMSMMPIFMVGVVFGLAMDYEVFLVTRMREAYVHGQRPGEAIVTGFKHGARVVTAAAVIMIAVFSGFIGSSDQMIKMIGFGLAIAVFFDAFVVRMAIVPAVLALLGHKAWWLPRWLDRVLPNVDVEGEKLHKELAGSREDPDEERELARV, encoded by the coding sequence GTGGCCACGTTCCTCTACAAACTCGGGCGGTCCGCCTTCCGGCGCCGCCGACTCGTCGCCCTGCTGTGGGTGGCGCTGCTGGTGCTCGCCGGAGTCGGCGCGGCCTCCGCGTCCACCGCCGCCTCGTCGTCGTTCTCGATGCCGGGAACGGAGGCGCAGAAGGCCTTCGACCTGCTGGAAGAGCGCTTCCCCGGAGCCAGCCCCGACGGGGCGACCGCGCGGGTCGTCTTCAAGGCGCCCGACGGCCGCAAGATGACCGAACCGGCCAACAAGGCCGAGGTGAACAAGGCGGTCACCGCGCTGAAGGCCGGCTCCGACCAGGTGGCTTCCGTCAACGACCCGTTCGCCGCCAAGGCCGTCTCCCAGGATGGCGGCACGGCGTACATATCGGTCACGTACAAGGTCAGCGGGATGGAGCTGACCGACAAGACGCGTGAGGCGCTGAAGGAGACCGGCGACCATGCGCGCGAGAGCGGGCTGACCGTCGAGATCGGCGGCGACGCGCTGCAGGCCGCCCCGGAGACCGGGTCGGGCGAGATCATCGGTGTCTCCATCGCCGCGGTCGTCCTCGTCATCACCTTCGGCTCGCTGGTCGCCGCCGGACTTCCGCTGCTCACCGCGATCATCGGCGTCGGCATCGGGATCTCGACGATCACCGCGCTGGCGAACGTCCTCGACCTGGGCTCCACCACGTCGACGCTCGCGACGATGATCGGCCTCGCGGTCGGCATCGACTACGCGCTCTTCATCGTCTCCCGCTACCGCGCCGAACTCGCCGAGGGCCGCGAACGTGAGGAAGCCGCAGGCCGGGCTGTGGGGACCGCCGGTTCCGCGGTCGTCTTCGCGGGCCTGACCGTGGTGATCGCGCTCGTCGGCCTCGCCGTCGTCAACATCCCGATGCTCACCAAGATGGGCTTCGCGGCCGCCGGCACGGTCGTGATCGCGGTCCTGATCGCTCTTACCCTGATACCCGCGCTGCTCGGCTTCGCCGGCAAGCGGGTGCTCGGCCGCAAGGTCCGCAAGGGCAAGGAGACGAGCGACAAGCCGAACATGGGCACCCGCTGGTCCCGTTTCGTCCTGCGCCGCCCGATCACCGTGCTGCTCGCCGGTGTGGTGGGCCTCGGCGCGATGGCGATACCGGCAGCCTCGCTCGAGCTGGGCCTGCCCGACGACGGCTCCCAGCCGGTCAGCACCACGCAGCGCAAGGCGTACGACCTGCTGTCCGACGGCTTCGGCCCAGGCTTCAACGGCCCGCTGCTGGTCGTCGTCGACGGCGACAAGGGCACGGCCGACCGCACGGTCAAGCACATCAAGGGTCTCGACGGCGTCGTGGCCGTGACCCCGCCGACCCTCAACAAGTCCGGCGACACCGCGATGATCACGGTCGTACCGAAGGACAGGCCGTCCTCGCTCGAGACCGAGGACCTCGTCCACTCCATCAGGGACGGCAGCGGCGACGACGTGCTGGTCACCGGCGCGACGGCGATGAACATCGACTTCTCGCAGAGGATGAACGACGCGCTGCTGCCCTATCTCGCGCTCGTGGTCGGACTCGCCTTCCTGCTGCTGATGGTGGTCTTCCGCTCGGTCCTGGTCCCGCTGAAGGCGGCCCTCGGCTTCCTGCTCTCGGTCGTCGCGGCGCTCGGCGCGGTCGTCGCCGTCTTCCAGTGGGGCCGGCTCGGCTCGCTGTTCGGCGTGGAGCAGACCGGCCCGATCATGTCGATGATGCCGATCTTCATGGTGGGCGTCGTCTTCGGTCTGGCCATGGACTACGAGGTCTTCCTGGTCACCCGCATGCGTGAGGCGTACGTCCACGGTCAGCGGCCCGGCGAGGCGATCGTCACCGGTTTCAAGCACGGGGCGCGTGTGGTCACGGCTGCGGCCGTGATCATGATCGCGGTCTTCTCCGGCTTCATCGGCTCCAGTGACCAGATGATCAAGATGATCGGCTTCGGCCTCGCGATCGCGGTCTTCTTCGACGCTTTCGTGGTCCGGATGGCGATCGTGCCCGCGGTCCTCGCGCTGCTCGGCCACAAGGCGTGGTGGCTGCCGCGCTGGCTGGACCGGGTGCTGCCCAATGTGGATGTCGAGGGCGAGAAGCTGCACAAGGAACTCGCGGGCAGCCGCGAGGACCCGGACGAGGAGCGCGAGCTGGCGCGCGTCTAG
- a CDS encoding TetR/AcrR family transcriptional regulator has protein sequence MTVRSRLTPEREAELYEAVLDLLREVGYDALTMDAVAARTRSSKATLYRQWRSKPELVVTAMRHNQPVNVADIDTGTLRGDFHAMVERTDDCQMEKDSALMRGLAQAIHGNPDLHRALRELLIEPEITGLDTLLRRAVERGEVSVDNRALDFVPHMLVGAFVARQLIEDRDPDRIFLTDYLDAVVLPALGL, from the coding sequence ATGACAGTACGCAGCCGGCTCACGCCCGAGCGCGAGGCAGAGCTGTACGAAGCCGTGCTCGACCTGCTGCGCGAGGTCGGCTACGACGCCCTGACGATGGACGCCGTCGCCGCCCGGACCCGGTCCAGCAAGGCCACGCTCTACCGCCAGTGGCGGAGCAAGCCGGAACTGGTCGTCACGGCGATGCGGCACAACCAGCCGGTGAACGTCGCCGACATCGACACCGGCACTCTGCGTGGCGACTTTCACGCCATGGTGGAGCGCACCGACGACTGTCAGATGGAGAAGGACTCCGCGCTGATGCGGGGTCTGGCCCAGGCCATTCATGGCAACCCCGATCTCCACCGCGCCCTGCGCGAGCTGCTGATCGAGCCCGAGATCACCGGACTCGACACGCTGCTGCGGCGGGCCGTGGAAAGGGGTGAGGTCAGCGTGGACAACCGCGCACTCGACTTCGTCCCGCACATGCTGGTCGGCGCCTTCGTCGCCCGGCAGCTGATCGAGGACCGGGACCCCGACCGGATCTTCCTCACCGACTACCTGGACGCCGTGGTCCTCCCCGCCCTCGGCCTCTGA
- a CDS encoding S41 family peptidase, with protein sequence MSDDVAYLRFPHLHDDLLCFAAEDDLWIAPLVPAGHPPGRGWRLTVDRTRVGHPRFSPDGSQIAYTTWRSLDPEIHLAPVSGGPSQRLSYWGSTDTRVCGWDPDGNVLAVSSHGQPFSYFSWGYKVATDGSPGKRLPWGPVSDIQVADIDGEHRTLLLTGKPPHEPAGWKRYRGGATGRLWLHGERLLADVQGHLDCPMFVSGRIAFLSDHEGVGNLYSCLPDGTGLARHTDHDAFYARHASSDGRRVVYQCAGDLWIVDDLTVPGARPRKLEVRLGGPRAGRRTYQVPAASHVDSISVDTTGRASAVTVRGSLYWLTHRDGPARAIADIVGVRVRMPEMLGTGGQVAYVTDAEGEDAVEIAYLPRASGDREPRRLAAGELGRVQELVSDPEGQRLAIASHDGRLLLIDAAEESGGTSPADSSGGGEVTELIRSVNGPVRDLAFSPDGDWLTWSQPGIGRSLRQIKMARIKDRTIVDVTNGRFEDENPVFTRDGRYLAFLSWRGFDPVYDVHTGDLSFPLGCRPYLVPLSSATPSPFALLPDGRPAAGGLDPLDEPAEGVAEGTVTVEVEGLESRVTPFPVAASKYSALRPVSGGGLVWLRWPISGALGETFANPADPSHRPTLEHFDITKARKTELVGHLDWFAVSGDGSRLVVMDDGELRAVPATESGDSDSTVYLDLRRIMHEVDPASEWRQAYGEAGRIVRAFFWEPGMCGIDWEAVLDQYRPLVERVASPDEFADLLREVLGELGTSHAYVTGARRNEGPPHYQRAMGLLGANLVCRDGSWLVSRILPGESSDSKARSPLAGTGIREGAVLTHVDGRPVDPVTGPYPMLSAAGGTTVELTFRPPEGEGPARRVAIVPLVDERPLRYQDWVAKRREVVLELSGGKCGYLHIPDMGGSGWAQFNRDLRREMSRPALIVDVRGNAGGHISELVVEKLTRKIIGWDLTRDAQPVSYASNAPRGPVVALADEATSSDGDMITAAFKLLGLGPVVGSRTWGGVVGMTGRHRLGDGTVITVPMNAAWFDAYGWGIENHGVDPDLDVLRTPLDWAEGRHVQLDDAIQLALDLLKTHPMAMPPDYSGAPDLRRPKLPPRGA encoded by the coding sequence GTGAGTGACGACGTCGCGTATCTCCGTTTCCCGCATCTGCACGACGACTTGCTGTGCTTCGCCGCCGAGGACGATCTCTGGATCGCACCCCTGGTACCGGCCGGGCACCCACCGGGACGCGGCTGGCGCCTCACCGTCGACCGCACGCGGGTCGGCCACCCGCGCTTCTCCCCCGACGGCAGCCAGATCGCCTACACGACCTGGCGCAGCCTCGACCCGGAGATCCATCTGGCACCGGTCTCCGGCGGGCCGTCGCAGCGCCTCAGCTACTGGGGCTCCACCGACACCCGGGTCTGCGGCTGGGACCCCGACGGCAACGTCCTCGCCGTCTCCTCCCACGGCCAGCCCTTCTCCTACTTCTCCTGGGGCTACAAGGTGGCCACCGACGGCTCCCCCGGCAAGCGGCTGCCCTGGGGCCCGGTCTCCGACATCCAGGTCGCCGACATCGACGGAGAACACCGCACCCTGCTGCTCACCGGCAAGCCTCCCCACGAACCGGCCGGGTGGAAGCGCTACCGGGGCGGGGCCACCGGACGGCTCTGGCTGCACGGGGAGCGGCTGCTGGCCGATGTGCAAGGGCATCTGGACTGCCCGATGTTCGTCTCGGGACGTATCGCGTTCCTCTCCGACCACGAGGGCGTGGGCAATCTCTACTCCTGCCTGCCCGACGGGACCGGCCTCGCGCGCCATACCGACCATGACGCCTTCTATGCCAGGCACGCATCGAGCGACGGTCGCAGGGTGGTCTACCAGTGCGCGGGCGACCTGTGGATCGTCGACGATCTGACCGTGCCCGGCGCCCGGCCGCGCAAGCTGGAGGTACGGCTCGGCGGGCCGCGTGCCGGACGGCGGACCTATCAGGTCCCGGCCGCCAGCCACGTGGACTCGATCTCGGTGGACACGACGGGCCGGGCGAGCGCGGTCACCGTGCGCGGCAGTCTGTACTGGCTCACGCACCGCGACGGGCCCGCCCGCGCGATCGCGGACATCGTGGGCGTACGGGTCCGGATGCCGGAGATGCTCGGCACCGGCGGCCAGGTCGCGTATGTCACGGACGCGGAGGGCGAGGACGCCGTCGAGATCGCGTACCTGCCGAGGGCGAGCGGCGACCGGGAGCCGCGGCGGCTGGCCGCCGGGGAACTGGGCCGCGTCCAGGAGCTTGTCTCGGACCCGGAAGGGCAGCGGCTCGCGATCGCCTCGCACGACGGGCGCCTGCTGCTGATCGACGCGGCCGAGGAGTCCGGGGGCACCTCCCCGGCCGACAGCTCCGGTGGAGGGGAAGTGACCGAACTGATCCGCTCCGTCAACGGGCCGGTCCGCGATCTCGCCTTCTCCCCCGACGGTGACTGGCTCACCTGGTCCCAGCCGGGCATCGGCCGCTCGCTGCGGCAGATCAAGATGGCCCGGATCAAGGACCGCACGATCGTCGATGTCACCAACGGCCGCTTCGAGGACGAGAATCCGGTCTTCACGCGGGACGGCCGCTATCTCGCCTTCCTCTCCTGGCGGGGCTTCGACCCGGTGTACGACGTGCACACCGGGGACCTGTCCTTCCCGCTGGGCTGCCGCCCCTATCTCGTACCGCTGTCGTCGGCGACACCCTCGCCGTTCGCCCTGCTGCCGGACGGGCGGCCCGCGGCGGGCGGGCTCGATCCGCTGGACGAGCCGGCGGAAGGGGTCGCGGAAGGGACGGTGACCGTCGAGGTGGAGGGCCTTGAGAGCCGGGTGACGCCCTTCCCCGTGGCGGCGTCCAAGTACTCGGCGCTGCGGCCCGTCAGCGGTGGCGGCCTTGTCTGGCTGCGCTGGCCGATCTCCGGGGCGCTCGGCGAGACCTTCGCCAATCCGGCGGACCCCTCGCACCGCCCCACGCTGGAGCACTTCGACATCACCAAGGCCCGCAAGACCGAACTGGTCGGACATCTCGACTGGTTCGCGGTCAGCGGGGACGGCAGCCGGCTGGTGGTCATGGACGACGGGGAGCTGCGCGCCGTCCCGGCGACCGAGTCCGGGGACAGCGACTCGACGGTCTATCTGGACCTGCGCCGGATCATGCACGAGGTGGATCCGGCGTCGGAGTGGCGCCAGGCCTACGGGGAGGCGGGCCGCATCGTCCGCGCGTTCTTCTGGGAGCCGGGGATGTGCGGCATCGACTGGGAGGCGGTGCTCGACCAGTACCGCCCGCTGGTCGAACGGGTCGCGTCGCCGGACGAGTTCGCCGACCTGCTGCGCGAGGTACTGGGCGAGCTGGGCACCTCGCACGCGTACGTGACCGGAGCGCGGCGCAACGAAGGGCCGCCGCACTACCAGCGGGCCATGGGGCTGCTGGGCGCGAACCTGGTCTGCCGGGACGGCAGTTGGCTGGTGAGCCGGATTCTTCCCGGCGAGTCCTCGGACTCCAAGGCCCGCTCACCCCTGGCCGGTACGGGCATCCGCGAAGGCGCGGTCCTCACCCATGTCGACGGCCGCCCCGTCGATCCGGTGACCGGCCCCTACCCCATGCTCTCGGCGGCGGGCGGCACGACGGTCGAGCTGACCTTCCGGCCCCCCGAGGGCGAGGGTCCCGCGCGGCGGGTGGCGATCGTCCCGCTGGTGGACGAGCGGCCGCTGCGCTACCAGGACTGGGTGGCCAAACGCCGTGAGGTGGTACTGGAGTTGAGCGGCGGGAAATGCGGCTACCTCCACATCCCGGACATGGGCGGCTCGGGCTGGGCGCAGTTCAACCGCGATCTGCGCAGGGAGATGTCACGCCCGGCGCTGATCGTCGACGTCCGGGGCAACGCCGGCGGCCACATCAGTGAGCTGGTGGTGGAGAAGCTGACCCGGAAGATCATCGGCTGGGACCTGACACGGGACGCCCAGCCCGTCTCGTACGCCTCGAACGCGCCACGCGGTCCGGTGGTCGCGCTGGCGGACGAGGCGACGTCCTCGGACGGCGACATGATCACGGCGGCGTTCAAACTGCTGGGCCTGGGTCCGGT